Part of the Xiphophorus couchianus chromosome 8, X_couchianus-1.0, whole genome shotgun sequence genome is shown below.
ACCTTGTTTAGCCAGTAGGAAGTCAGGTTTGCTGAGCTTGTAAAATATAAGACTGCATAATTATgcaaagagcaaaaaataacatgctccctaaaatattcagaaattgtTTAAGGAAATTGATTTGAGATATGAGCTTCCATGgaaattaaacttaaaacaaCCAAGTATACTACATTAAAAAGTATGTGTATCTCTTGCTGGGATTAAGCTGTGGAATAGTTTGCCAGAAGATCTTAAACTGGGTAATAACATAACACAGTTTAAAAGGGAATTAAAACATAGAATGATTGAAAGCTATGAAGGcacttaaatatttgaaatctgaTTGAAGTCTTTTTGATGGCgattgacatttttaatctttctgttttctgcttctttttttcttctcgttTGGATTTAATTGTTCATTCTTTGTATCTTTGATAATATTTGTTACACTAAAGACTAAACCTATGAAGAGTGAAACTGGTTTACTGCTATGAACTAAGCTGTTGTGGTAACAGATCTTTGGGGAAATGTGATTataaaaatttgtttctatCCTGGAGGTCTGCGGGGAACCCACATGCAGCACGCATATGACTTCTACAAGCCTGACATGGTGTCAGAGTATCCTGTAGTGGACGGCAAGCTGTCAGTTGAATGCTACCTGAGTGCCTTGGACCGCTGCTACTCTGTGTACCGCAATAAGATCCACGCACAGTGGCAAAGAGGTGGGTCCAAGCTGGGGACAACTGTTCACATCTTCTGCTTCCAAAGTGGCTCATTGATTCACTTTTACTCATAAAGATGTTGGTACTGTTGGTACAGTTGGTGCAGTGTCATATTAGATTTGATCAAAAGCAGAAATGTCTCTAAGACAGACGGATACATATTCTCTCACTTTCTGACTGAACAACTTTACTGAAATTtacctgattttaaaaaacgaaaTTGCTATTATTAGTTTGTTTGgtctttaattttcttcaatTAGTTTGATGGAAGCAGGAGGGATTTGTTTTGCTTGAAATTGATTCCAGAAGGCCAATTTGATGTTTCAGCTTGTATAGAGGGATTATTTGTTTGTAAGCACAGCTGATGCTTGTGCAACTTGACTGCAGAAAGAGTCGACTGGCCTTTAAACTCTCACTGGTTGCCATCATTATCCACATTCATCTTGCTGTTTTAACATTAGCCAGCATGATGTCAGTGTACTGCGACTGTTTATGACAgcgcaataaaataaattatgctaTCAAATTGACATTAGTGACCCTTTAATGATCAGTTCGGATTACATGTAGGTGAGCGAATAAATGAGGGGAGAAAATGGCCCAAACTTCAGTGGCTGGACACAGTGGCGCAAAAAGCATGCAGTGTATGCAGAGTATGCagtgtatgcaacgcatagcggcgctgcactagagggggtgCAACAACAatgtggggaattttttttctagtcagcattttatgtacttaacagctgtttgtttatgaaatgatcaataacagaggaacagcactgattaggcgcccctccCCTCCTGCCAGCCGCTCTCCCCTCCCATACAGGTAGCTTGGGCAGCGGCCCTTCGAGAACACGCTGAGgcgcaattttttttctttcaaatttcagtTGTAGTAGTGCTTtcgacaacagggagctaaagatggggcgGCAGAAAAAAACTCACTGGAACGTGAGACTGAATTATCAGTGAGGAGCTAAGGTGTCTGTTGGATGTGaaaagtataatttttatttattttgtagatcaaACTGTTGCACTGATGTAGAGAGTTGTTCAAGAagaacaaaacttgttttttagattttatttttgtttgtcaaactACTGTATTGAGTTTTAAACTGCTGAGTCCTATTTTATGAGCTTGCTTAGAGACGGACACTATGCAGCCGCGGTGAGCTGCTATCTACCTGcgtttttcaaaatgtccacCCGATACTACACTGTTTTTAGAAGtaaaacctctggcaaaaatacagacgCGAGTGGGAAGATGAACATTCCAGGTTAAACAATTTCAGTGAAGTTTAATAGgggcattaaaaaaatgtgtcagcGATATTCAGTGGCCCACAGTGGgttgtttgatatcagacagaatgggtcaggagaggaaccgcagacccgtcagaacctaaagaaccagacatcagtctcttcatccctcagtcatttcctgagaccgaaaaataatataaatggccatttaaagaacaaatcatacaaatagattaataataaatattgtgaagagaaaccgtttattttttcaacattaaaaacgtttgttaggattgtgtaggaaaaatgttgatatcttttacagtgttttgtggtcaatattatttcattttattattgtgggttgccagtttggatcagGCTTCCTATCAAGCTgtaagaatgatagaaaacatgctaacaaaatgcCTCCGACCTGCAGCCCATAGGCGGTTCTAGACACAGGATaacagaagtggctctttggctcacttacggtatatattaaattatgaaatattgccctgttttttgtttcattcttttttaattgccctgtaagcagcaatttattcacatatatgtacatttattattattgatactttaattaaagatgagttgtacaAGATGATGAGTTTATGTCATTGGGGCGGCGCCGATGACATGTtcgcatacacctcagaaagtatgtagttgcGCCCGTGGCTGGACATTACATACTAACAGTGTTAAAGCAATTTTGTTCACACTAAGATCATAATTTCTCAGTGAGATATGTCGAGTCCCtctaaataagacaaacataTCCATGGTGAGTAAACTCACTGGAGTGGGGTTTTcctaaaatgtaacttttcttaaaaaaaaaaaaaaaaaaaaaaaatatatatatatgtatatagtgTGCAAAGGACAGATAAAATCCAATAATTTCCAATCTAATAATGAAGATGTGGCTGCAGCAATCAGAAATTAAAAGAGTTGGGGATGCTGTGGTGGCACTGGAGTAAAGCACAACGCATGTAAGGAGGCTCTAGGCCTTGACAGAGATGTCACAGGTTTGATTCGCAGCCTGATGAGCTTTGCCATGTCTTACCCCTTTCTCATGACCTACCTTCCTGTTTAGCCACTCtcagagccaataaaaccttaaaaaaataaattaaaagagcAACAGATTGAACTAGAGGTAATGTTAGGTACAGAGACACTGTACTATAAATAAAACCTCTGACATCTGCAGACCCCACAAAACTGTGTGCGGGAGTTGCGCCAGGCGAAGAGAGGTGATCTGTgttgtaaattatttcattagCCTAATTGGGAATAGTTTTAAATAGAGTATTGTATACTTGCCTGCTTCCGAAGTGGCTCATTGAAGGCAACATGTGCAGTAGAGTGGATGTTGATACAGCATGATGTCGACTGATAACCCCTCTATAAAGTCTGAGGTATGAAGCCAACAATGAATGGTTGTCATGACAGCATATAGACATGACACATTAGCTGTTTATCTGCAGGACATGACTGTTGATGAAAAGCTTCTTGTTGGAGAGTATTTGAGTATTTGAATCCTTGTGTTTTTCTAACAGAGGGTTCCGACAAGCACTTCAGCCTGGACGACTTTGACTTTTTAGTCTTCCACTCTCCGTACTGCAAACTTGTCCAGAAGTCTGTGGCTCGACTGATGTTGAATGACTTTCTGAAGCACCCTAGCCCCGACACAGAGGCGGGACCTTTCGCTGGATTCGATGCCTTCAGGTATTTGCAGAGGACAGCAGATCGGCCTCTGGTTCTTTCTAATAAAGTTCTTCACCTTAAAGGGGGTCTTGAATGGATAGAATCCAGTGAAACTGTGGCCCGGTGTTGTTCTAGAAAATGAGTGTAGCATGTAAGAATGTTTAACTGGAGTCAATGTGAATatcagtgtttttaaatatctaaatacaGTACATCTAAAAGCTTGAGTGATGATTCGGAATGTTTGAATTGGAATCAAACATACTGAACCTAATGGAATCTAAAATAATCTTAATGTAATCAGAGGTTGTTGCTGAAATCAGAAGGAAGTTGTGTTCCAGTGGGAATACATCAGCTACATTCAATCCTAGTCGATGTATTCCATACTTCCTTCAAATAGAAGTAGAGCACAATCTTTCAGAAACTTCTTGTGTAGAAATtccataaataaatttttctctTTACAGGTGTGTCCTGtaatgtgtttagtttttttaactactaatacaatattttaaggaaaacattttgacaaaaaagcataatttgctgaaacaaaacagaaattcttGCAGATTCATTTGGTCATGGAGAATTAATCCTATATGTCTGCTTGGCAGAGACGTGAAGCCAGAGGAGACGTACTTTGACAGGGACGTGGAGAAGGCCTTCATGAAGGCCAGCGCTCAGCTGTTTGAGACCAAGACCAAGGCGTCGCTGCTGCTGTCCAGTCAGAATGGAAACATGTACACACCCTCTGTGTATGGCTGCCTGGCTTCACTAATAGCACAGTATGTATGCCTTACTGCCTGCTTCCCGACTGACTCCAATCAACaatgctctgaaaaacacagtaTCTATTCTAAACAATATGTCATATTAATGTGTGACTTAATGTAATGAGTTGGATGTGTATATGGATATGCATAAAGTTATTTAGATTAATGGAGGGAACTGAAGCTTTATGGTGGAACTGACTCATAAAGCTTCAGGTAATGGTTGTCACGACAACCTCTCTTGTTTCTGTGTTACAGACACACAGCATCTCAGCTGGCAGGGCAGAGGGTGGGCTTGTTCTCCTATGGGTCAGGGTTTGCTGCAACCTTGTATTCTCTCAGGGTCACTCAGGACCATACGCCTGGTGAGTTCAGGCTCACCTCCATATGACCTCCATATGACCTATGGGTGTCGCACAACAGCAGAAACTGATGGGTGTGTGTCATGGTAGGGTCTGCACTGGACAAGCTTGTCTCCAGCTTGAGCGACCTGAGGGTCAGACTGGACTCCAGGAGAAAAATGTCACCTGCAGCTTTTTCTGAAATCATGAAGCTCAGAGAGGAGACTCACCACCTGGGTATGTTCCTGCCTTACCTGCTGCTACTGTCACTTCTGTCAGGGTAGGAAGGTGGAATCAACCTACAGCTGTGCCACACAGCCACAGTCATCAGATTTGCTGTTTAAATTACAATGTAgatcttttaatcattttaccaCCACAAACTGGGTTGCCTATAGTAGTTCGGCACCCATCTGCGAAACAGACTGAGCAGGTTgtctggttttcttcttctttttttttttttttttaacaaataaataagtgaaaGTTGTTTTGTAGAAGTACCTGTTTGCTGCAGGGCCACAGATCTTGTTGGAtatgtctccaccagctttTCAACatggaaatataattttgtcCATTCTACtcattttagtaattttagtctagatttaaaagaactcagtGTTTAGGCTGTTTTGGAGTTTCCTGGAAGTTCATtgcagatttgtggtgcatagaaaaATGGTTCAGTTTTGCCCAATTAGCTTCCTGTGTGCCAATTAGAAATCCTTGTTAGGTTGAGGCAGCTTTGCAACCTATAACACCAGGCATAACTGAATAGAggtcttctcttctttttcacttctcCAGCTAGCTACATCCCTCGAAGCTCGGTGGAGGATCTGTTCCCGGGGACGTGGTACCTGACCCGAGTGGATGACAAACACCGCAGGGAGTACGCCCGCAGAGCCCTGGATGATGAGCTGCCGGCAGAGCCAGAGCTGGTTCGCACTGCTTCAGCCTCTGAGGTACTGTCCCAATGAGGAGAATCTTTCCAGAGCCAGATGTAGTTACTCACTctaccagaaccaggaccacaTCTAGTCAAAGCTGGTAGAATGGACCCTGTGGGGCGGGCAGGACTTCTTTTATTGACCCTGATCTAAAGCAGGAGAATGCCAAACATTTCTGTCGGGCTGATTTTTCAGAAGTTTATTTCCATCATCTCTTCAGTTCATCTTCTCCGTAAACTTGTAAATTCCAGACTGGCGTTCTGTCTGTTTGATACTAATATTGAGACCCCATCACCCATTCTAAATGTCAGTGTTTGACAGTTTCTGGTTAAACACATTAATAAGATGAATGAATTagagagaggaagagcaggTCCTGATGCTGCTGTTGATCTGCTTTGTCTCCCCAGCACATCCCTAGTCCAGTCAAGAAAATGCCTCGCATGCCTACAGCTGTGGTTGGCCCGGGGGCCACCAGCAGCAACTGACAGCGTCTGTGTCCCCTCCCACATAGCGGGGCCCAGCAGAGTAGAACTGGACAAACAGACAGTAGCTGGGCCCAGCTGGACGGCCAGGAGGGCCGGGGGGTCCATCAGGAGTTCTGCCTTCCACCTACCACCAAGCCCTGCTTTTCAAAgtcatacatttctttttattatttggtttTTCAATATTTAGATTCTTCAGCGGTTCCTGTTTTTCAAAGTCCATTTTCAAATGTATCTTTAGTTTTGCATTGGTGCAGAATTGATGGTTCCATTTGGGAGGAAAACAGACATATCATGCTGCCAACACTCAGTCAACACcattaaataaaccaaattatttatGCTACAGCTGAGTAGAAAAACAAAGGGAGCGTAGTGAAAGATGTTGCCTTGGTGAAACAACAGGTGATGCAGCTTATCTTATTCTTATCTAATTCTGTGAATTCATTACgtttttttactgttaaaattGTGCTGTTTCTAATATTCTGGCCTCTATCTGGTGACATTTGGAGCAAAACACCAGGAagtgctctctctctctaataTATGACATCATTCGTCAGCCCTTGGCTTTTATTTAAACTCTTGTTGGCTAAGGCAGCCATGACACCTGAACACCTGAGTGTGATGCTGCATGGCAATGACACTGCTGTTAATGTTAGCATGGTTATCAGCTGGGATTTCTTCCAAAAACACAAGGAGCACCAATCAGATCAGTATAGGAGCATCATTGATCTCAGCATCCTTATTTCCGACTTGATCATTTCTCTAATTGGATGTTAGAGCTGTAAGTTTCCACAAAGTTTTACCATAATGTTTAAAAGTGTCATTGACATTGTCTGTGAGGCCTGCTCTGCAATACAGTGCTGCACTGCTGGCAGCAAAGTAGCAACAGCAGGTTGGGGTCTAGCTTCTCAACAACCTTTCGGTTAATTTATTGGGTTTGTTTAGTAAAGCGGCTAATTTTACTGTGATGGACCAATAGAGCTGTGGGTTGACATGTTAAAAGTTTAGTCTTTGTTTCATGTAAAATCTATTTGATGCTCCCCAGCCGTCACAAACCTCTGTGCCACAAGAACCTCAGACTGCTCCCTCTGCTGGACCAGAAGAAGTATCACGGCATCATATGTCAGTTTGACCACATTTTTGATCCTGTAATTGACCAGATGCTAACTAAACAGGGAAACTTTGGTTGGTGATGCACAAGAACAGGAGAGTCACATGAACCCAGCAGGACTGAGCAGTTGATgctttgtctgtctgtcagctgctgcagctaacaaaacaaacagatgtgGCGACAGCCTTG
Proteins encoded:
- the hmgcs1 gene encoding LOW QUALITY PROTEIN: hydroxymethylglutaryl-CoA synthase, cytoplasmic (The sequence of the model RefSeq protein was modified relative to this genomic sequence to represent the inferred CDS: deleted 1 base in 1 codon), encoding MVREPWLDRKRVSAPCGRSVVLSSVNIKSALAEQQSNSRGTETFPFTTIDFTRRMPGSASNNCLGPWPKDVGIITMELYFPSQYVDQAELEEFDGVTAGKYTVGLGQARMGFCSDREDINSLCLTVVQRLMERNSLSYDCIGRLEVGTETIIDKSKSVKTVLMQLFEDSGNTDVEGIDTTNACYGGTAALFNAVNWVESSSWDGRYALVVAGDIAVYATGSARPTGGAGAVAMLIGPNAALTFERGLRGTHMQHAYDFYKPDMVSEYPVVDGKLSVECYLSALDRCYSVYRNKIHAQWQREGSDKHFSLDDFDFLVFHSPYCKLVQKSVARLMLNDFLKHPSPDTEAGPFAGFDAFRDVKPEETYFDRDVEKAFMKASAQLFETKTKASLLLSSQNGNMYTPSVYGCLASLIAQHTASQLAGQRVGLFSYGSGFAATLYSLRVTQDHTPGSALDKLVSSLSDLRVRLDSRRKMSPAAFSEIMKLREETHHLASYIPRSSVEDLFPGTWYLTRVDDKHRREYARRALDDELPAEPELVRTASASEHIPSPVKKMPRMPTAVVGPGATSSN